The Candidatus Eremiobacteraceae bacterium genome includes the window GCTCCGCCGCTTCACGATGAATTTGTCGGTACGCTTGTTCCGTCGCGTCTTTTTCCCCATCGTCATCTCGCCCCACGGTGTGGTGGGAGGACGGCCCGCCGTGGAACGCGCCTCGCCGCCGCCGTGCGGGTGATCCACCGGGTTCATCGCGATGCCACGCACTGACGGCCGATTGCCGAGCCAGCGCGACCGGCCGGCTTTGCCGATGACTTGGTTTTCGTGCTCGATGTTGCCGATCTGGCCGATGGTCGCGCGGCACACCACCGCGATCTTGCGCACTTCGCCCGACGGCATGCGCACCTGCGCGTATTCGCCTTCCTTGGCCATGAGCTGCGCCGAGCCGCCGGCGGTGCGCACAAGCTTGCCGCCTTGACCCGGCGACATCTCGATATTGTGTATGACCGTGCCGACTGGGATGTTCGTGAGCGGCAATGCGTTGCCGGTCTTGATGTCGGCGCCCGGCCCCGACTCGAGCATGTCGCCGACCTTGATGCCGAGCGGCGCCACGATGTAGGTCTTCACGCCGTCGCGGTAGTGCAGCAGCGCGATGCGCGCCGAACGGTTCGGATCGTACTCGATGGAAGCGACCTTAGCCGGCACGCCGTCTTTACTGCGCTTGAAATCGATGCGCCGGTACATGACCT containing:
- the rplB gene encoding 50S ribosomal protein L2, which gives rise to MAVKKFKPTSPGRRFMAVPSFEEITKKSPEESLLEPKNRTAGRNFNGHITVRHRGGGHKVMYRRIDFKRSKDGVPAKVASIEYDPNRSARIALLHYRDGVKTYIVAPLGIKVGDMLESGPGADIKTGNALPLTNIPVGTVIHNIEMSPGQGGKLVRTAGGSAQLMAKEGEYAQVRMPSGEVRKIAVVCRATIGQIGNIEHENQVIGKAGRSRWLGNRPSVRGIAMNPVDHPHGGGEARSTAGRPPTTPWGEMTMGKKTRRNKRTDKFIVKRRSK